The Leptospira bouyouniensis genome contains a region encoding:
- a CDS encoding M48 family metallopeptidase, protein MKRFYTFLSIILFFLQCNTSPTGRRQITLVDDSEMNEMGTQAFYEMKSKTPIDTRSNTNTYVKCIVENQLVVTTDTTGVDQWEVVVFRDNTPNAFALPGGKIGVYTGMFSVAKNKDQLAAVIGHEIGHVIARHGNERVSQNQLTTGSVKILETLGKPTVAGALGMGAKFGVLLPFSRQHESEADLIGLEIMAKSGFDPRESVNLWKNMSALGSGKPNELLSTHPSDETRIRQLNEAMPKAMALYETAMQSGKKPNCNL, encoded by the coding sequence ATGAAACGATTTTATACTTTTTTATCCATTATTCTGTTCTTTCTCCAATGTAATACTTCTCCAACAGGTAGAAGACAAATTACATTAGTTGATGACTCCGAGATGAATGAAATGGGTACTCAGGCTTTTTATGAAATGAAATCCAAAACACCCATTGATACTAGATCCAATACAAATACTTATGTAAAATGTATTGTCGAGAATCAGCTTGTGGTTACCACTGATACAACAGGAGTGGATCAGTGGGAAGTAGTTGTTTTTAGAGACAATACACCCAATGCCTTTGCATTACCTGGTGGAAAAATCGGAGTGTATACAGGGATGTTTTCTGTAGCCAAAAACAAAGACCAACTAGCAGCCGTAATTGGGCATGAAATAGGTCATGTAATTGCAAGGCATGGAAATGAAAGAGTTTCTCAAAACCAATTGACCACAGGTTCCGTTAAAATTTTAGAAACATTAGGAAAACCAACTGTAGCAGGTGCCCTAGGCATGGGTGCAAAATTCGGTGTTTTGTTACCGTTTTCAAGACAACATGAGTCAGAAGCTGATTTGATTGGATTAGAGATTATGGCAAAGTCTGGTTTTGATCCGAGAGAAAGTGTCAATCTTTGGAAGAATATGAGTGCATTGGGGAGTGGTAAACCGAATGAACTTTTATCTACTCACCCTTCAGATGAAACTAGAATTCGCCAACTGAATGAAGCCATGCCAAAGGCTATGGCTTTGTATGAAACTGCAATGCAATCAGGTAAAAAACCAAACTGCAACTTGTGA
- a CDS encoding EAL domain-containing protein, which yields MGSPISVLILENDSNSVFDIVREMKANGLSPLYKVVESFGSFESTVLEEDWDAILCSTRKPFHLEISLYLKFLKEKDLDIPVILISDEENFHKNLQYMKSGVNDIIDRKTLLRLAEVLERERRELVFRKEKNTTETFLYQSLKEIQLQKFALDQANIVSITDANGIITYVNDAFAKGTGFQVSELLGQNHRILKCQNKTKEEWAKIWETIHKGNVWRGEILNTKKDGTVFWVDTTIVPFIGHDGSVFQYIAIHHDITDRKLAEEQLTHDAFYDSLTGLPNRALYLARIEQKIFAYNIKQDGYPILFCINIDNFKRINHSIGNEAGDNILIIFSQRLKQFSDKDAIITRLGADNFSILLNHLLSIEEAVDYAYRLLEYVGDPIPIGGYEIYLTASCGISAFGLGGKEADVLLRNAEIAMFHAKSQKVGTVSVFNQAMQEKIHFQLEIQNDLKKALNHNEISVYYQPILDLKTNRIGHWEALVRWRHPQRGMVSPAEFIPLAEDSGLIVPITRFVLEQTANVIEEVQIKKGKQISIAVNLSPQVFFDQNIFHWIVDLHKERNIPYTSLQVEITESLAMKNLTETVPILSNLIDIGVKVALDDFGTGFSSLSYLEKLPLSILKIDKSFLNNVHVGSKESFLLISIINMAHDLGYSVVAEGVEELEQLELLKSYDCDEIQGYWLSKPIPFPEIIPFLDQFYNKENQ from the coding sequence ATGGGCAGTCCAATCAGTGTATTAATTCTAGAAAACGATTCCAATAGCGTTTTTGATATTGTTCGTGAAATGAAGGCTAATGGTCTTAGCCCTTTATACAAAGTAGTGGAGTCATTTGGTTCATTTGAATCGACAGTCTTAGAAGAAGATTGGGACGCCATCCTTTGTAGTACAAGAAAACCCTTTCATTTAGAAATTTCATTATATTTGAAATTCTTAAAGGAAAAAGACTTAGATATCCCAGTGATCTTAATCAGTGACGAAGAAAACTTTCACAAAAACCTGCAGTATATGAAATCGGGTGTGAATGATATTATCGACCGTAAAACACTTCTTAGACTAGCAGAAGTTTTAGAAAGAGAAAGAAGGGAACTTGTTTTCAGAAAGGAAAAAAACACCACAGAAACATTTTTATACCAATCGTTAAAAGAGATCCAATTGCAAAAGTTTGCTTTAGACCAAGCAAATATTGTTTCGATTACCGATGCAAATGGAATCATCACCTATGTGAATGATGCCTTTGCAAAAGGAACAGGTTTTCAAGTTTCGGAATTACTTGGACAAAATCATCGAATTTTAAAATGCCAAAACAAAACAAAAGAAGAATGGGCTAAAATTTGGGAAACCATACATAAAGGTAATGTTTGGCGGGGTGAAATACTCAATACTAAAAAAGATGGCACCGTATTTTGGGTTGATACGACCATCGTACCATTTATTGGGCATGATGGATCCGTATTTCAATATATTGCAATCCACCATGATATCACCGATCGAAAATTAGCAGAAGAACAACTCACTCACGATGCTTTTTATGACAGCTTAACTGGGTTACCGAACCGAGCCTTATACTTAGCAAGAATAGAACAAAAAATATTTGCCTACAATATCAAACAAGATGGGTATCCCATTCTTTTTTGTATCAATATCGATAATTTCAAACGTATTAATCACTCCATCGGCAATGAAGCTGGTGATAATATCCTCATCATCTTTTCGCAAAGGTTAAAACAATTTTCTGACAAAGATGCAATCATCACAAGATTAGGAGCAGATAATTTCTCAATTCTCTTAAATCATTTGCTCTCAATCGAAGAAGCTGTTGATTACGCATATCGTCTGCTCGAATATGTGGGAGATCCAATTCCCATCGGTGGTTACGAAATTTATTTAACGGCTTCTTGTGGAATTTCTGCATTTGGACTCGGTGGGAAAGAAGCGGATGTATTGTTACGAAATGCAGAAATTGCGATGTTCCATGCAAAATCGCAAAAAGTAGGGACAGTATCAGTTTTCAACCAAGCAATGCAGGAAAAAATCCATTTCCAACTTGAAATCCAAAACGATCTCAAAAAAGCACTCAATCATAATGAAATATCTGTTTATTACCAGCCGATTTTGGATTTAAAAACCAATCGAATAGGCCATTGGGAAGCACTGGTTCGGTGGAGGCACCCACAAAGGGGAATGGTCTCTCCAGCAGAATTCATTCCCCTCGCAGAAGATTCTGGTCTTATTGTTCCCATCACACGGTTTGTACTAGAACAAACTGCGAATGTGATTGAAGAAGTGCAAATCAAAAAGGGAAAACAAATTTCGATCGCTGTAAACTTAAGTCCTCAAGTGTTTTTTGATCAGAACATTTTCCATTGGATTGTTGACTTACACAAAGAAAGAAATATTCCATATACATCTCTTCAGGTTGAAATCACAGAAAGTCTTGCAATGAAAAACTTAACCGAAACGGTACCGATTCTTTCTAATTTGATTGATATCGGTGTCAAGGTCGCTTTAGACGATTTCGGAACTGGATTTTCATCTTTATCATATTTAGAAAAACTTCCACTTTCAATTTTAAAAATCGACAAATCTTTTTTAAACAATGTTCATGTTGGCTCGAAAGAAAGTTTTTTACTCATATCAATCATTAATATGGCACATGACTTGGGTTATTCGGTCGTAGCAGAAGGTGTCGAAGAGTTAGAGCAATTGGAACTCTTAAAGTCATATGATTGTGATGAAATCCAAGGGTATTGGTTATCAAAACCAATTCCTTTTCCTGAAATCATTCCATTCTTAGATCAATTTTATAATAAGGAAAATCAATGA
- a CDS encoding STAS domain-containing protein, translated as MNFTTKQVKNHTVVTLEGSLDIYSAPALKKELHKIIDDGAESVAIDMINIKLLDSSGIALLANLQKKLKSEEGQFFLLNVSQDVMVILKLSSLDKFFTILGGEGELP; from the coding sequence ATGAATTTCACAACAAAACAAGTTAAAAATCATACAGTTGTTACTCTAGAGGGATCCCTCGACATTTATTCTGCACCAGCACTTAAAAAAGAGCTCCATAAAATTATTGATGATGGAGCCGAATCAGTTGCAATTGATATGATCAATATCAAATTATTGGATTCATCTGGGATTGCTTTACTCGCCAATTTACAAAAGAAACTGAAATCGGAAGAAGGTCAGTTTTTCCTTTTGAATGTCAGCCAAGATGTTATGGTCATCTTAAAACTATCCAGTTTGGATAAGTTTTTTACCATTTTAGGTGGAGAAGGAGAACTCCCTTAA
- a CDS encoding tetratricopeptide repeat protein: MKKFFFFSLFGILFLFFAMASEAIVSVKLQELRFGILRDQLMNYELSSQTLRERLKQMFLSKDDYMSEVKVNILESGIMNSETEGLDLKMSWKDRFGLSVINSVRFLNLKSPLELEEQQKTIIRLQFAFYMERTRKYPIASKKYQELEESITATLSDEMAFTLLHHGYCLVMMGEREKAYVKLNKTIDLFPGSHYAENASLLISFIEDGQKKKNELKSKKKSPEELAYSLFQSGDYEETLKALESLPVLTNDQSYIKARSMEELGKTSNAVKEYIQLVKQKENKDVAIRANRRLLLIGNFYQENKSLVAFSKEEATKLGDAKAAENIEEGKNLVLKPVIIEKILKTETTSNLSQEETKELNQIKEEIKVSLEDSKVETKNLAAVVSEEKIPLVAETPLATDKKINGPTQNITKKEESNLPIKLKVKLRDGREVVCDEIQIEGNLASLKLGTFGLNLPYDLIVSVQSTNLKKGKVKIGTNVGVTGESSKWFQNQGGDWILSKDSENPISRAEVKFFRL, encoded by the coding sequence ATGAAAAAGTTTTTCTTTTTCTCCTTATTTGGAATTCTATTTTTATTCTTTGCAATGGCATCTGAGGCCATCGTAAGTGTGAAGTTACAAGAATTACGATTTGGTATCTTAAGAGATCAACTCATGAATTATGAACTTTCTTCACAAACCTTACGTGAAAGATTAAAACAAATGTTTTTGTCAAAAGATGACTACATGTCTGAAGTTAAGGTGAATATCTTAGAATCAGGGATTATGAACTCTGAAACGGAAGGTTTGGATTTAAAAATGAGTTGGAAAGACCGCTTTGGTCTTTCTGTGATCAATTCAGTTCGTTTTCTCAATCTAAAGTCTCCACTAGAACTAGAGGAACAACAAAAAACAATTATACGTTTACAATTTGCTTTTTATATGGAAAGGACAAGGAAGTATCCGATTGCTTCTAAAAAATACCAAGAACTAGAAGAATCAATCACAGCTACATTATCGGATGAGATGGCATTTACTTTGTTACACCATGGGTATTGTTTAGTGATGATGGGAGAACGAGAAAAGGCATATGTAAAATTAAACAAAACAATTGATTTGTTTCCCGGATCTCATTATGCCGAGAATGCATCCCTTTTAATTAGTTTTATAGAAGATGGTCAAAAAAAGAAAAACGAATTAAAATCTAAAAAGAAATCCCCAGAGGAACTAGCTTACTCTCTATTTCAGAGTGGTGATTATGAAGAAACTTTAAAAGCATTGGAAAGTTTACCAGTTCTTACAAACGACCAATCTTACATCAAAGCAAGATCAATGGAAGAACTTGGAAAAACTTCCAATGCAGTGAAAGAATACATACAATTAGTCAAACAAAAGGAAAACAAAGACGTTGCGATTAGAGCGAATCGACGTTTATTACTGATCGGTAATTTTTACCAAGAAAATAAATCCCTTGTTGCGTTTTCAAAGGAAGAGGCAACTAAGTTAGGTGATGCAAAAGCAGCTGAAAATATTGAAGAAGGTAAAAATTTAGTTTTAAAACCAGTAATCATTGAAAAAATATTAAAAACAGAAACAACTTCAAATTTATCACAAGAAGAAACAAAAGAACTGAATCAAATCAAAGAAGAAATCAAAGTTTCATTAGAGGATTCAAAAGTAGAAACTAAGAATTTAGCTGCCGTTGTTTCAGAAGAAAAAATCCCACTTGTTGCTGAAACACCGCTTGCCACAGATAAAAAAATAAATGGACCAACTCAGAACATTACCAAAAAAGAAGAATCTAATCTACCCATCAAACTCAAAGTAAAACTAAGAGATGGTCGAGAAGTTGTTTGTGATGAAATCCAAATCGAAGGGAATCTTGCGAGTTTGAAACTTGGAACTTTTGGTTTGAATTTACCTTATGACCTGATCGTATCGGTACAATCCACAAATCTTAAAAAAGGGAAAGTTAAAATCGGGACTAACGTTGGTGTGACTGGTGAGTCTTCAAAATGGTTTCAAAATCAGGGAGGGGATTGGATTTTATCGAAGGATTCAGAAAATCCAATTTCTAGAGCCGAAGTGAAATTCTTTCGGCTCTGA
- a CDS encoding PP2C family protein-serine/threonine phosphatase, which produces MNKSKIKTTNSLRFKIGLFYSLLAFLNIIFFTVMIFENQSDLLLKNFQFQSENLANTILTDIQSIGLTKQRDESFEVFRKTLKLYEILQFSIFDSEGNIIHTEPETNSGSESKTIPESVLKKTKEVSSDKEGNLFKARYSLDLNESDFTVNFLLPIQLADGMEVFLYTHFNISSIQDRLKQLYIQVGYAVIWGVLFHIIFAILVYRAIFKRVGDLEVASKDMATGNLEARVNWKFKSDDELDSLGKSFNQMAEEIQNKVTTITRLNQEINQELQIGKEVQELFLPSVKKFKKFNIGKLYRPMREVSGDLYQYFQVPEQNFYGFFLADASGHGVSAALVTVVMAMSLQSIMKENPAPIHAINSLGEVIANRLQASFFATGVFVVFDEPGVVKFVNAGHNAPFIIRPSTKEVRFIDSSGPPLGMGDDIQYSLESFPVEPGDKIILYTDGVVETPIKEGGLFGLERFTEIVLENIHLTNAEIVEKAMALLDEKHEEYKDDVTMLVLDVPE; this is translated from the coding sequence GTGAACAAAAGCAAAATCAAAACGACGAATTCCTTACGCTTTAAGATTGGACTCTTTTATTCTCTCTTAGCTTTCCTAAATATCATCTTTTTTACTGTGATGATCTTCGAAAATCAGTCGGATTTGCTCCTAAAAAACTTCCAATTCCAATCTGAAAATTTAGCAAATACGATCCTAACAGACATTCAATCGATTGGGCTAACAAAACAAAGAGACGAAAGTTTCGAAGTTTTTCGAAAAACTTTAAAACTCTATGAAATTTTGCAATTTTCTATTTTTGATTCGGAAGGAAATATCATCCATACTGAACCCGAAACAAATTCAGGATCAGAATCCAAAACCATTCCAGAATCGGTACTCAAAAAAACGAAAGAAGTATCTTCCGATAAAGAAGGGAATTTGTTCAAAGCACGGTATAGCCTTGATTTGAATGAATCCGATTTTACTGTGAATTTTCTTTTGCCCATCCAACTTGCAGATGGAATGGAAGTCTTTTTATATACACATTTTAATATTTCCTCCATCCAAGATCGTTTGAAACAACTTTATATCCAAGTAGGGTATGCTGTGATCTGGGGAGTATTGTTTCATATAATTTTTGCAATCCTTGTGTATCGTGCGATTTTCAAACGAGTGGGTGATTTGGAAGTTGCTTCAAAAGACATGGCGACAGGAAATTTAGAAGCAAGAGTCAATTGGAAATTCAAAAGTGATGATGAACTAGACAGTTTAGGTAAGTCCTTTAACCAAATGGCAGAAGAGATTCAAAATAAAGTAACAACGATTACGCGCTTAAACCAGGAAATCAACCAAGAACTTCAAATTGGAAAAGAAGTTCAAGAATTGTTTTTACCTTCAGTTAAGAAGTTTAAAAAATTTAATATCGGAAAATTATATCGTCCAATGCGAGAAGTATCTGGCGATTTATACCAATACTTTCAAGTTCCTGAACAAAATTTTTATGGATTCTTTTTGGCAGATGCTTCTGGGCATGGAGTTTCAGCGGCTCTAGTAACAGTTGTTATGGCAATGTCTTTACAATCCATTATGAAAGAAAACCCGGCACCTATTCATGCGATCAATTCATTAGGTGAGGTAATTGCCAATCGTTTACAGGCTTCCTTTTTTGCTACTGGCGTTTTCGTCGTTTTTGATGAACCAGGTGTAGTTAAATTTGTAAATGCGGGCCATAACGCACCCTTCATCATACGACCCTCAACGAAAGAAGTTCGATTTATCGATAGTTCTGGTCCACCTTTAGGAATGGGTGATGATATTCAATATTCTCTTGAATCCTTTCCTGTTGAACCAGGAGATAAAATCATCCTATATACAGACGGGGTTGTGGAAACGCCAATCAAAGAAGGTGGTTTATTTGGTTTAGAACGTTTTACGGAAATTGTATTAGAGAATATCCATTTAACAAATGCTGAAATCGTTGAGAAAGCAATGGCTTTACTCGATGAAAAACATGAAGAATATAAGGATGATGTCACAATGCTTGTCCTTGACGTACCAGAATGA
- a CDS encoding LB_137 family protein: MVLKFHIIKIREFCLTLLLLGWVLPGSILQADKIRLKSGEVLNGKVQNVTPTHVEWMDQGKRYKFPNEDVIGIDVGYDGLPACADYKTFGVEDCDLILTRLTKTNASFSKKSSPLELETIPIKKITTLKIKKESGLPVDRYIQFGAKGKWNFVGKEIIGIYKSIDRGKMLIETDEKKLETADVLDFESFEYQNKSVIAKVIKEETPKVIPGFASVSEKKYGKAALLFGTALVSGIGMAYEYNMSVKAINQDIEYIPTGDGRVFLFSNTLGNDRYDFHRQRFTIYAAIFATVLTYSFIDSFYLGQRDSNKEGSQAVYLKPIIDFKPNANLYYNIPSFQKPNEFMSYGFSFESKF, encoded by the coding sequence TTGGTTTTAAAGTTCCACATAATAAAGATTCGTGAGTTTTGCCTGACTCTACTCCTCCTGGGATGGGTATTACCGGGGTCTATTCTCCAAGCGGACAAAATTCGATTAAAATCGGGGGAAGTACTCAATGGAAAAGTACAGAATGTGACCCCTACACACGTAGAATGGATGGACCAAGGGAAACGATATAAGTTTCCAAACGAAGATGTGATAGGCATTGATGTGGGATATGATGGATTGCCAGCTTGTGCCGATTACAAAACGTTTGGAGTCGAAGATTGCGACCTCATCTTAACTAGGCTTACTAAAACAAATGCTAGTTTTTCGAAAAAAAGCAGTCCATTGGAATTGGAAACAATTCCTATAAAAAAAATAACTACTTTAAAAATAAAAAAAGAATCTGGGTTACCTGTAGATCGTTACATCCAATTTGGGGCCAAAGGAAAGTGGAACTTTGTAGGTAAAGAAATCATTGGAATTTATAAATCGATAGATCGCGGTAAAATGTTAATTGAAACCGATGAAAAAAAATTAGAAACGGCAGACGTTTTGGATTTTGAGTCGTTCGAATACCAAAACAAATCTGTCATTGCCAAAGTGATCAAAGAAGAAACTCCGAAAGTGATTCCAGGATTTGCCTCTGTCTCTGAAAAAAAATATGGAAAAGCTGCTTTATTATTTGGAACAGCACTTGTTTCAGGGATCGGAATGGCATATGAGTACAATATGTCCGTAAAGGCGATCAATCAAGATATCGAATACATCCCAACGGGTGATGGTCGAGTTTTTTTATTTTCTAATACTTTGGGTAATGATCGTTATGATTTCCACAGACAACGATTTACAATATATGCAGCAATTTTTGCAACTGTGCTTACTTATAGTTTTATCGATAGTTTTTATTTAGGACAAAGGGATTCTAATAAAGAAGGATCACAAGCTGTTTATTTAAAACCAATCATTGATTTCAAACCAAATGCAAATTTGTACTATAACATTCCTTCATTTCAGAAACCAAATGAATTTATGTCTTACGGATTCAGTTTTGAATCCAAGTTTTGA
- a CDS encoding PrsW family glutamic-type intramembrane protease, with protein MSIQISIPSLVIFFINLATLAFYYAFYRFHFYRFTEGFLQYTALAFSLFSAGIAIGLQAILLQLVPNGGPIWNSFFLSSFVEEFAKLLGIYLFFSKNQDEFTVTDGIFYGLVLGGGFGLVENILYYINTGLWSQVLRSITALPIHMMNGGLVGAFTMMFLFHKNPLFKWGKLFYGLMICVFFHGLYNLSLFQEIDLLVILPICILFLFFFLEIIIAKSRILVPGHILKLMDMSMEEYEILSRHNRHEGWIQNVQKHISTSGIRLFQYPNLRHTILTTFFLIPGVLSIYLLNEAPDWISHKFPDLVIQDYFALFVMYPIVLALMFFFAGILNPYFFRDRMLAVPLFSSVDMHIKEKEENSAIFHIKANLFYLPTSQNYPKDTEARFDLWLGLNCFSGLNGKILWSRENEEGNCGVMCELNSIPFSFLLQWNFLRFKQNLKNLFLRKVNV; from the coding sequence ATGTCCATACAAATTTCAATCCCAAGTCTGGTCATTTTTTTCATTAATCTTGCGACCTTAGCATTTTATTATGCATTTTATCGTTTTCATTTTTACCGATTTACCGAAGGATTTTTGCAATACACGGCTCTTGCCTTTTCTTTATTTAGTGCAGGGATTGCGATCGGTTTACAGGCAATCTTATTACAACTAGTGCCAAATGGTGGGCCAATTTGGAATTCGTTTTTCCTTTCTTCATTTGTAGAAGAATTTGCAAAACTACTGGGCATTTATCTTTTCTTTAGTAAAAATCAAGATGAATTCACTGTTACGGATGGAATTTTTTATGGTTTAGTACTTGGTGGAGGATTTGGCCTAGTCGAAAACATTTTGTATTATATCAACACTGGTTTGTGGTCCCAAGTTTTGCGTTCTATCACAGCACTCCCCATTCATATGATGAACGGTGGTTTGGTGGGAGCTTTCACGATGATGTTTCTTTTCCATAAGAACCCACTTTTCAAATGGGGAAAACTTTTTTACGGTTTAATGATTTGTGTGTTCTTTCATGGTTTATACAATCTTTCTCTATTTCAAGAAATTGACTTACTTGTGATTTTACCAATTTGTATCTTATTTTTATTCTTTTTCTTAGAAATCATCATTGCTAAATCAAGAATCCTTGTACCTGGACATATCTTAAAATTAATGGATATGAGCATGGAAGAATATGAAATTTTAAGCAGACACAATCGGCATGAAGGTTGGATTCAAAATGTTCAAAAACATATTTCCACTTCAGGAATTCGTTTGTTCCAATACCCAAATTTGCGCCATACAATCCTTACAACTTTCTTTTTAATTCCAGGTGTCCTATCGATTTATTTGTTAAATGAAGCGCCGGATTGGATTAGTCATAAGTTTCCTGACCTTGTTATACAAGACTATTTTGCATTATTTGTGATGTATCCAATTGTCCTTGCTTTGATGTTTTTCTTTGCGGGGATATTGAATCCATATTTTTTTCGTGACCGAATGCTCGCCGTCCCTCTCTTTAGTTCGGTTGATATGCATATCAAGGAAAAAGAAGAAAATTCAGCAATTTTTCATATTAAGGCAAACTTGTTTTACCTTCCTACTTCTCAAAACTATCCAAAAGATACTGAAGCAAGATTTGACTTATGGTTAGGTCTAAACTGTTTTTCTGGACTGAATGGAAAAATATTATGGAGTCGGGAGAATGAAGAAGGGAATTGTGGAGTGATGTGTGAACTTAACTCAATTCCTTTTTCATTTTTACTACAATGGAATTTTTTAAGATTCAAACAAAATTTAAAAAATCTATTTTTAAGAAAAGTAAATGTTTAG
- a CDS encoding vWA domain-containing protein — protein sequence MFLDFFYNLRKETVPCSTGELIAFLESIRKLTDPKGYISLDQLYRVGRLNFAKDLKHYDPYDIAFGKTFGSWKEQRIEFRDLLFEWLEENIPKHLSEEQKQNAPHLSMDEVIEELKKRLAEQKERHDGGSKWVGTSGTSPFGNSGFNPNGISIGGNTEGEGNRSGVSLWNERKYKAYREDEILDTRSIQLALKELRFLKKEGKRELHVDKTIDKTCENGGEIELVEERERKNSLRLVLIMDIGGSMTPHSDRVSKLFSASRGLYHFKEVHNYFFHNIFHEYLYANHEFQSRISLKHFEEKYRKNTKLIFVGDAYMAPYELMGTPYNVYAYHSHTKEEKEKKAKSGLECLKELVGYFPDSVWLNPEPKRFWGAPTIEAIEDVVPMFPLTIEGLRKAVKQLV from the coding sequence ATGTTCCTCGATTTTTTCTACAATCTGCGAAAGGAAACAGTTCCTTGTTCAACAGGGGAACTCATCGCATTTTTAGAAAGCATTCGAAAACTCACTGACCCCAAAGGTTATATCTCGCTGGATCAGTTGTACCGAGTGGGAAGGCTCAATTTTGCAAAAGACTTAAAACACTATGATCCTTATGACATTGCGTTTGGAAAAACTTTTGGCAGTTGGAAAGAACAACGGATTGAATTCCGCGATCTTCTTTTTGAATGGTTGGAGGAAAATATTCCCAAACACCTTTCTGAGGAACAAAAACAAAATGCTCCCCATTTGAGTATGGATGAGGTAATTGAGGAATTAAAAAAACGCCTAGCAGAACAGAAGGAAAGGCATGATGGAGGGAGTAAATGGGTCGGAACTTCAGGGACCAGTCCTTTTGGAAATTCCGGTTTTAATCCAAATGGTATTTCTATTGGGGGGAATACGGAAGGGGAAGGGAATCGATCTGGAGTTAGCCTTTGGAACGAAAGGAAATACAAGGCTTACAGGGAAGATGAGATCCTTGATACAAGGTCCATCCAGTTGGCTCTGAAAGAACTCCGTTTTTTAAAGAAAGAAGGGAAACGAGAACTCCATGTAGACAAAACGATCGATAAAACCTGCGAAAATGGTGGGGAAATTGAATTGGTAGAAGAAAGAGAAAGGAAAAACTCACTTCGACTCGTTCTCATTATGGACATTGGTGGGAGTATGACACCACACTCTGATCGAGTCAGTAAACTTTTTAGTGCCAGTAGGGGTTTATACCATTTTAAAGAAGTTCATAATTATTTTTTCCACAATATCTTTCATGAATACTTATATGCAAACCATGAGTTTCAATCTAGAATCTCACTCAAACACTTCGAAGAAAAATATAGGAAAAATACAAAGCTCATTTTTGTAGGAGATGCTTATATGGCTCCTTATGAATTGATGGGAACACCTTACAACGTTTATGCGTATCATTCACATACGAAAGAAGAGAAAGAAAAAAAAGCTAAAAGTGGATTGGAATGTTTAAAGGAACTTGTTGGATATTTCCCAGATTCCGTATGGCTAAACCCTGAACCAAAACGATTTTGGGGTGCACCGACAATAGAAGCAATTGAAGATGTGGTTCCTATGTTTCCATTGACCATCGAGGGTCTACGAAAAGCGGTGAAGCAATTGGTTTGA
- a CDS encoding AAA family ATPase → MADYILSEDLKEAVQVAEITKRPLLLKGEPGTGKTLLASFLAETKNLPFYRWHIKSTSLAKEGLYFYDAVSRLNDSRFPEEEAMNRVRNVKNYIRLGALGEAFLEPNKSVVLIDEIDKADIEFPNDLLLELDKMEFFIPETKEHIVAKERPIVIITSNNEKELPDAFLRRCIFHYIEFPKRESMKEIIKAHYPSIETEFMEKALAMFYSIRKIESLRKKPSTSELLDWIQVLLVSGETLESNKIPFAGTLFKSEDDYRVYLN, encoded by the coding sequence ATGGCAGATTATATCCTATCCGAAGACTTAAAAGAAGCAGTACAAGTGGCAGAGATCACAAAACGTCCGCTCCTTTTGAAAGGGGAACCCGGAACGGGCAAAACCCTCCTTGCAAGTTTCCTTGCCGAAACAAAAAACCTTCCCTTTTACCGTTGGCACATCAAGTCTACAAGCCTTGCCAAAGAAGGATTGTATTTTTATGATGCGGTTTCCCGATTGAATGACTCGCGGTTTCCGGAAGAGGAAGCCATGAACCGAGTCAGAAACGTGAAAAATTACATTCGTTTAGGAGCGCTCGGTGAAGCCTTCCTCGAACCGAACAAATCGGTAGTCCTCATCGATGAAATTGACAAAGCCGACATTGAATTTCCGAACGATTTACTCCTTGAATTGGATAAAATGGAATTTTTTATCCCAGAAACAAAAGAGCATATTGTTGCAAAAGAACGTCCTATTGTCATCATCACTTCCAATAATGAAAAAGAATTGCCAGACGCATTTTTAAGGCGTTGTATCTTTCACTACATTGAATTTCCAAAAAGGGAATCTATGAAGGAGATCATCAAGGCACATTATCCCTCCATTGAAACTGAATTTATGGAAAAGGCACTCGCAATGTTTTATTCGATCCGAAAAATAGAAAGCCTACGCAAAAAACCTTCTACCAGTGAGTTACTGGATTGGATCCAAGTTTTACTCGTTTCTGGGGAAACATTAGAATCGAATAAAATCCCATTTGCCGGGACCTTATTCAAATCGGAAGATGATTACAGAGTGTACTTAAACTAA